One genomic window of Haloferax mediterranei ATCC 33500 includes the following:
- a CDS encoding desampylase: MTSNKLSLEAATSTTILSHAREGAARDPPQEVCGVLVGDRDAATITAVLPVSNVAEEPRVAYELDPEETVSAFDEAESEGNDVVGFYHSHPETDPVPSATDREQASWPGYVYLICNPDGRFTAHEWTGDEFRELAIVVE; the protein is encoded by the coding sequence CACCTCCACGACGATTCTCTCGCACGCTCGCGAGGGGGCCGCCCGCGACCCGCCGCAAGAGGTCTGCGGCGTCCTCGTCGGCGACCGCGACGCGGCGACAATCACCGCCGTCCTCCCCGTCTCGAATGTTGCCGAAGAGCCGCGTGTCGCCTACGAACTCGACCCCGAAGAGACCGTTTCCGCCTTCGACGAAGCCGAATCCGAGGGAAACGACGTGGTTGGCTTCTATCACTCGCATCCCGAGACAGACCCGGTTCCGAGCGCCACCGACCGAGAGCAGGCGTCGTGGCCGGGGTACGTCTATCTCATCTGCAATCCGGATGGTCGCTTCACTGCTCACGAGTGGACCGGCGACGAGTTCCGCGAACTGGCTATCGTCGTGGAGTAG
- a CDS encoding SDR family NAD(P)-dependent oxidoreductase: protein MEPTVYDDLDGQIALVTGANRGIGRKIAENLRDLGATVYAGSRSVTNETPDGTERVLLDVTQEGDIEDVVDGIFADQGRLDILVNNAGIGGEGDDIVAEPTERIDRTLAVNLRGPMLICKHAVPLLLQSEGGRVVNVSSGMGALEEGQSGGSPSYRISKTGLNGLTVYLDGQYGDDGLIANSVCPGWVRTDMGGEEADRSVEKGAETPTWLSRFEAGSPSGKFWRDKEVIDW, encoded by the coding sequence ATGGAACCCACCGTCTACGACGACCTCGACGGACAGATTGCGCTCGTCACGGGCGCGAACCGAGGTATCGGCCGCAAGATTGCGGAGAATCTCCGCGACCTCGGGGCGACGGTCTACGCCGGGTCGCGAAGCGTCACGAACGAGACGCCCGACGGGACTGAACGCGTCCTGCTCGACGTAACCCAAGAGGGCGACATCGAAGACGTGGTCGACGGCATTTTCGCCGACCAAGGACGACTCGACATCCTCGTCAACAACGCCGGAATCGGCGGCGAAGGAGACGACATCGTCGCGGAACCGACCGAACGAATCGACCGTACCCTCGCGGTCAACCTCCGCGGCCCGATGCTCATATGCAAACACGCCGTCCCGCTGCTCCTCCAAAGCGAGGGCGGCCGCGTCGTCAACGTCTCCTCCGGAATGGGCGCGCTCGAAGAGGGCCAGTCCGGTGGCTCGCCGTCGTATCGAATTTCAAAAACCGGTCTCAACGGCCTCACGGTCTACCTCGACGGGCAGTACGGCGACGACGGTCTCATCGCTAACTCGGTCTGTCCGGGGTGGGTCCGAACCGACATGGGCGGCGAGGAAGCGGACCGTTCAGTCGAGAAGGGGGCGGAGACGCCCACGTGGCTTTCGAGATTCGAAGCGGGCAGTCCGTCGGGCAAATTCTGGCGCGATAAGGAAGTTATCGACTGGTAG
- the kynU gene encoding kynureninase, with the protein MNDDESAVETARERDAADPLSDLRERFYVPDGELYMDGNSLGLFSVDAEDALEHVIDEWRELAIRGWTDADPDWHTYGERLGERLAPLVGADPEEVVVANSTTVNIHTLIGTFYDPDRGEKIVVDDLDFPTDHYAIRAQLRQHGRDPDEALRVVESRDGRTIDIEDVLAAIDDDVGMVFLPSVLYRSGQLFDIQTITEAAHDAGALAGFDLAHSIGAVPHRLSDIGVDFAVWCHYKYLNAGPGALAGLYVNERHFGVTPALAGWWGNARETQFDMALTYDPAHSAAAFQTGTISILATAPLDGALDIVEDAGGVAALREKSLALTDFLIELVDEHLPECEVGTPRDPAARGGHVAVEHPEAYRISLALKERGVIVDFRQPDVVRIAPVPSYVGFEDVYRTVEHLREVLDEKEYEEFEKQSGGVT; encoded by the coding sequence ATGAACGACGACGAGAGTGCCGTCGAAACCGCCCGTGAGAGGGACGCGGCGGACCCGCTTTCGGACCTCCGAGAGCGGTTCTACGTTCCGGACGGCGAACTGTACATGGACGGTAATTCGCTCGGTCTCTTCTCGGTCGACGCCGAGGACGCACTCGAACATGTCATCGACGAGTGGAGAGAGCTCGCTATCCGCGGGTGGACTGACGCCGACCCAGACTGGCACACCTACGGCGAGCGACTCGGCGAACGACTCGCACCCCTCGTCGGTGCCGACCCCGAGGAAGTCGTCGTCGCCAACTCCACGACGGTCAATATCCACACGCTCATCGGAACGTTCTACGACCCCGACCGCGGCGAGAAAATCGTCGTCGACGACCTCGACTTCCCGACCGACCACTACGCGATTCGGGCGCAACTCCGCCAGCACGGCCGCGACCCAGACGAGGCACTGCGTGTAGTCGAAAGCCGTGACGGCCGGACCATCGACATCGAAGACGTGCTCGCAGCTATCGACGACGACGTGGGCATGGTGTTTCTCCCCTCCGTGCTCTACCGGAGCGGCCAGTTGTTCGACATCCAGACCATCACCGAAGCGGCCCACGACGCCGGCGCACTCGCCGGGTTCGACCTCGCACACTCCATCGGGGCCGTCCCGCACCGACTCTCCGATATCGGCGTGGATTTCGCCGTCTGGTGTCATTACAAATATCTCAACGCCGGGCCCGGCGCACTCGCCGGTCTCTACGTCAACGAGCGACATTTCGGCGTGACCCCCGCGCTGGCTGGCTGGTGGGGCAACGCCAGGGAAACGCAGTTCGATATGGCGCTGACGTACGACCCCGCCCACTCCGCCGCCGCGTTCCAGACCGGGACGATTTCGATTCTCGCCACCGCGCCGCTCGATGGCGCACTCGACATCGTCGAAGACGCCGGCGGCGTGGCCGCACTCCGCGAGAAATCGCTCGCGCTCACCGACTTCCTCATCGAACTCGTAGACGAGCACCTTCCCGAGTGCGAGGTCGGTACTCCTCGCGACCCGGCGGCCCGCGGCGGTCACGTCGCGGTCGAACATCCCGAAGCGTACCGCATCAGCCTCGCGCTGAAAGAACGCGGCGTCATCGTGGATTTCCGCCAGCCGGATGTCGTCCGCATCGCGCCCGTTCCGTCCTACGTCGGCTTCGAGGACGTGTACAGGACGGTGGAGCATCTGCGCGAAGTTCTGGACGAGAAGGAGTACGAGGAGTTCGAGAAACAGAGCGGCGGGGTGACGTGA
- a CDS encoding AIR synthase family protein, with amino-acid sequence MTDLGKVDRDFFDEYIYPRLGATRDDVALGPTHGVDFGLLDIDGTAVALATDPVSVLPALGFERAGQFAIDIVLSDIAVSGLDPSHLAISFTLPPEMTDAEFAELWAAMHDEAEDLGVSIVTGHTARYSDCSYPWVGGATALAVGDHDDVVRPDGARPGDDVLVTKGPAVETTGLLTTLFPDGFDGLGPDTLEIAQERLDETDAVRDAMTVSAAGGHGVHAMHDATECGVHGALNEIAGSAGVQLEIDESSIPFRPGVRDVCEYLDIDPWRSTTAGSLIVATDPEVTDDVISALNARGTPVGVAGTVVLGEGVVVDGKRIDHPDVDPSWGAYERLANEAEK; translated from the coding sequence ATGACCGACCTCGGAAAGGTCGACCGTGACTTCTTTGATGAGTACATCTACCCGCGACTCGGTGCCACCCGGGACGACGTGGCGCTCGGTCCGACTCACGGCGTCGACTTCGGCCTCCTCGACATCGACGGAACAGCGGTTGCACTGGCGACAGACCCGGTATCAGTCCTCCCGGCACTCGGATTCGAGCGAGCAGGCCAGTTCGCTATCGACATTGTCCTCTCCGATATCGCCGTTTCAGGTCTCGACCCGTCGCATCTCGCCATCTCGTTTACGCTCCCGCCAGAGATGACGGACGCGGAGTTTGCCGAACTCTGGGCTGCGATGCACGACGAGGCCGAAGACCTCGGTGTGAGTATCGTCACCGGTCACACCGCCCGCTATTCGGACTGTTCGTACCCGTGGGTCGGCGGCGCAACCGCCCTCGCGGTCGGCGACCACGACGACGTTGTTCGCCCGGACGGCGCACGCCCGGGCGACGATGTGCTCGTGACGAAAGGCCCCGCTGTCGAGACGACTGGTCTCTTGACGACGCTCTTTCCCGACGGCTTCGACGGACTCGGCCCCGACACCCTCGAAATCGCACAGGAACGACTCGACGAAACCGACGCCGTCCGCGACGCCATGACTGTCTCGGCCGCGGGCGGACACGGTGTCCACGCGATGCACGACGCCACCGAGTGCGGCGTCCACGGTGCCCTCAACGAGATTGCAGGGAGTGCGGGCGTCCAACTGGAAATCGACGAATCGAGTATTCCGTTCCGACCGGGCGTCCGCGACGTGTGCGAGTATCTCGATATCGACCCGTGGCGTTCGACCACCGCGGGGTCGCTCATCGTCGCGACCGACCCCGAGGTGACGGACGACGTAATCTCCGCGCTCAATGCTCGGGGAACTCCCGTCGGCGTCGCAGGAACCGTCGTCTTGGGCGAGGGTGTCGTCGTCGACGGCAAGCGCATCGACCACCCCGATGTGGACCCGTCGTGGGGTGCCTACGAACGCCTCGCCAACGAAGCAGAGAAGTAG
- a CDS encoding alpha/beta fold hydrolase: MSDQSGLACDDVQLLVEATGRRIDVGDVTLHAVEAGPEDGELVVLLHGFPECWYAWADYLRPLTDAGYRVVVPDQRGYNLSDHPEGIEWYSIDELASDIVGLLDALDREKAHIVGHDSGAAVAWWTSLHHPDRVRSLTTINVPHPTVFARHLKRDPAQQLRSWYMLFFQVPKLPELIAPLGDWAVLERTMTDSALPGTFSTAELEHYRSAWSVPGAYQSMVNWYRAAVRERPQPRTETVEVPTLVVWGSRDRFLRSKMARESLSFCSDGHLRMFDEATHWVHHEEPVAVARAIIEHVDDAWRTPNNTPDETSHRPV, encoded by the coding sequence ATGTCGGATCAATCTGGGCTGGCGTGCGATGACGTACAGTTGCTCGTCGAGGCAACTGGTCGCCGTATCGACGTGGGTGATGTGACGCTCCACGCCGTCGAAGCAGGGCCGGAAGACGGAGAGTTAGTCGTCCTGCTTCACGGGTTCCCCGAGTGTTGGTACGCCTGGGCCGACTACCTTCGCCCGCTCACGGACGCGGGCTACCGAGTCGTCGTCCCGGACCAGCGTGGATACAACCTGAGCGACCATCCCGAGGGTATCGAGTGGTACAGTATCGACGAACTGGCCAGTGATATCGTCGGCCTGCTCGATGCACTCGACCGTGAGAAAGCACACATCGTCGGCCACGACTCGGGGGCCGCTGTCGCGTGGTGGACCTCGCTTCACCATCCAGACCGGGTGCGGTCACTCACGACGATAAACGTCCCGCATCCGACGGTCTTTGCTCGGCACCTCAAGCGCGACCCGGCACAGCAGCTTCGAAGTTGGTACATGCTGTTCTTCCAAGTTCCGAAGCTCCCAGAACTTATCGCACCCCTCGGCGACTGGGCTGTCCTGGAGCGGACGATGACCGACTCCGCGCTTCCAGGAACATTCTCGACGGCGGAGCTTGAGCACTACCGGTCGGCGTGGTCCGTTCCCGGAGCGTATCAGTCGATGGTCAACTGGTACCGGGCCGCCGTTCGAGAGCGCCCACAGCCGAGAACCGAGACGGTCGAGGTTCCGACACTTGTCGTCTGGGGGTCCCGTGACCGCTTCCTCCGGTCGAAGATGGCAAGAGAGAGCCTATCGTTCTGTTCTGACGGCCATCTCCGGATGTTCGACGAAGCGACACACTGGGTACACCACGAAGAGCCAGTGGCCGTCGCCCGCGCAATCATCGAGCACGTCGACGATGCGTGGCGGACACCGAACAACACCCCCGACGAGACGAGTCATCGTCCGGTCTAA